A genomic stretch from Thermomonospora umbrina includes:
- a CDS encoding MazG family protein — protein MSLVMLATTHRVADGLLTWRAWDALRSADRVLARHGHPQLPYLREAGVVVEAADPETPALLAPVLVSAAAAATVVWVADPGGDEELLRRVGELVVASPDPVVVEVLHGSYDLPGARLLDLVSVMDTLRRECPWDRKQTHATLVPYLLEEAYELADTVADGDLEALREELGDVLMQVAFHARVAEERTDETRFTIDDVAGGIVDKLVRRHPHVFGDVTVADADEVNANWEQIKAAERAAKGSTPSVLDGVASGQPALSLAAQLYRRAVRAGAPEGLQDDLGEGLGAELFEVVRRAQEAGEDPEAALRSVARAFADRVRSWESGKGD, from the coding sequence ATGAGTCTGGTGATGCTCGCGACCACGCATCGGGTCGCGGACGGGCTGCTCACCTGGCGGGCCTGGGATGCGCTGCGGTCGGCCGACCGGGTGCTGGCCCGGCACGGGCATCCGCAGCTCCCCTACCTGCGGGAGGCGGGGGTCGTCGTCGAGGCGGCCGATCCGGAGACACCAGCGCTGCTGGCCCCGGTGCTGGTGTCGGCGGCCGCCGCCGCGACGGTGGTGTGGGTGGCCGACCCCGGCGGGGACGAGGAGCTGCTGCGCCGCGTGGGCGAGCTGGTGGTCGCCTCGCCCGACCCGGTCGTCGTCGAGGTGCTGCACGGCTCGTACGACCTGCCGGGCGCGCGGCTGCTGGACCTGGTGTCGGTGATGGACACGCTGCGCCGCGAGTGCCCGTGGGACCGCAAGCAGACGCACGCCACGCTCGTCCCGTACCTGCTGGAGGAGGCGTACGAGCTCGCGGACACCGTTGCGGACGGCGACCTTGAGGCGCTGCGGGAGGAGCTCGGCGACGTCCTGATGCAGGTGGCGTTCCACGCCCGGGTGGCCGAGGAGCGCACCGACGAGACCCGGTTCACCATCGACGACGTGGCCGGCGGCATCGTCGACAAGCTGGTGCGCCGGCATCCGCACGTCTTCGGCGACGTGACGGTGGCGGACGCCGACGAGGTCAACGCCAACTGGGAGCAGATCAAGGCCGCCGAGCGGGCCGCCAAGGGTTCGACGCCGTCCGTGCTCGACGGTGTCGCGTCGGGTCAGCCGGCGCTCTCGCTGGCGGCACAGTTGTATCGCCGGGCGGTGCGCGCCGGGGCCCCCGAGGGGCTCCAGGACGACCTCGGCGAGGGGCTCGGCGCGGAGCTGTTCGAGGTCGTCCGGCGGGCGCAGGAGGCGGGCGAGGACCCCGAGGCCGCACTGCGTTCGGTGGCCCGGGCCTTCGCCGACCGGGTCCGGTCGTGGGAGTCCGGTAAGGGCGATTGA